The Coregonus clupeaformis isolate EN_2021a chromosome 13, ASM2061545v1, whole genome shotgun sequence genome includes a region encoding these proteins:
- the ftr82 gene encoding finTRIM family, member 82: protein MADPMSSDYFSCPLCVGLLRDPVAIPCGHSFCMDCISGYWNEADYTGIYICPQCKITFTQRPVLRPNTMLTKVAEKIKKTGANLNLNLTPPGNTFAGPADVPCDYCSGKKLKAVKSCLNCLASYCEKHLKPHYESATFKRHKLVDELGNLDRKICPQHQKSLELFCRTDQMCICAICTVSEHKGHDIVSAEAERSEKQKLLGVAQAEIRQKCQDRVKELEELRTAVDSLKNSAQRAMAESEKMFEDMIRSIERMRSEVTKLIGINEKAAFNQAEGLVERLEQEIDELKKKETGLKQLYSTEDHIHFLQNFNYLCTPTDDGFIPRVSVNPDFSFGAARKAVAEIKDRLEELGREELVKISKSVNEVPVYTTEKRERSSRVKEVMTVDSPPPPEPKTRSEFLKYFCQLRLDPSTAYKELHLSDSSRKVIRTRDLQPYSDTPERFDSFAQVLCREALSGGRFYWEIEWSGEFSMGVAYKGISRKGKGSLCLLGYNDKSWSLLCSDTGYSAWHNRVDKAINAPHSPRIGVYLDHSAGVLAFFSIGNHMTLLHRFETMFVEPLYPGFGVGTSVKICQLK, encoded by the exons ATGGCTGATCCCATGTCTTCGGATTACTTCAGCTGCCCACTGTGTGTGGGGCTGCTGAGGGACCCCGTGGCTATCCCCTGCGGACACAGTTTCTGCATGGACTGCATCAGCGGCTACTGGAATGAGGCAGACTACACAGGGATCTACATCTGCCCCCAGTGTAAGATCACCTTCACCCAGAGGCCTGTGCTCAGGCCCAACACTATGCTCACCAAGGTGGCAGAGAAGATCAAGAAGACTGGTGCCAACCTCAACCTGAACCTCACGCCCCCGGGGAACACCTTTGCCGGGCCTGCCGACGTGCCCTGTGACTACTGCTCTGGGAAGAAGCTTAAGGCTGTTAAGTCCTGCCTGAACTGCCTGGCCTCATACTGTGAGAAGCACCTGAAGCCTCACTACGAGTCGGCCACATTCAAAAGGCACAAGCTGGTGGACGAGCTGGGGAACCTGGACAGAAAGATCTGCCCCCAGCACCAGAAGTCCCTGGAGCTGTTTTGCCGGACCGACCAGATGTGTATCTGTGCCATCTGTACTGTCAGTGAACACAAGGGACATGACATCGTCTCAGCCGAGGCAGAGAGAAGTGAGAAACAG AAACTCCTGGGAGTTGCTCAAGCTGAGATCAGACAGAAATGTCAGGATAGGGTGAAGGAGCTGGAGGAACTGAGGACAGCAGTGGACTCATTAAAG AACTCAGCCCAGAGGGCCATGGCGGAGAGTGAGAAGATGTTTGAGGACATGATCCGCTCCATCGAGAGAATGAGGTCAGAGGTGACCAAGCTGATTGGCATCAACGAGAAGGCTGCGTTCAACCAGGCCGAGGGGCTGGTGGAGAGGCTGGAGCAGGAGATAGACGAGCTGAAGAAGAAGGAGACGGGACTCAAACAGCTGTACAGCACGGAGGACCACATCCACTTCCTACAG AACTTCAACTATCTGTGTACTCCCACAGATGATGGCTTTATCCCCAGAGTGTCGGTGAACCCAGACTTCTCGTTCGGAGCAGCCAGGAAAGCTGTGGCTGAGATCAAGGATCGTCTGGAggagctgggtagagaggaactcGTGAAGATCTCCAAGTCAG TGAACGAGGTCCCTGTTTATAcgacagaaaagagagagagaagcagcagaG TCAAAGAAGTAATGACAGTGGATAGCCCTCCTCcaccagagcccaagaccagatcAGAGTTTCTGAAAT aCTTCTGCCAGCTGAGACTGGACCCCAGCACAGCCTACAAGGAGCTACACCTGTCGGACAGCAGCAGAAAGGTGATCCGAACCAGGGACCTCCAGCCCTACTCGGACACCCCGGAGAGGTTTGACAGCTTCGCCCAAGTGCTGTGCCGCGAGGCCCTGTCCGGTGGCCGCTTCTACTGGGAGATCGAGTGGAGCGGGGAGTTCTCCATGGGGGTGGCCTATAAGGGAATCAGCCGCAAGGGGAAAGGATCACTGTGTCTGCTGGGCTATAATGATAAGTCCTGGAGCCTGCTGTGTTCTGATACAGGGTACTCAGCTTGGCACAACAGGGTGGATAAAGCCATCAATGCGCCCCATTCACCGAGGATAGGGGTCTACCTAGACCACTCGGCAGGGGTCCTGGCCTTCTTCAGTATAGGCAACCATATGACTCTCCTGCACAGGTTCGAAACCATGTTTGTGGagcccctctatcctggctttGGAGTTGGAACCTCGGTCAAGATCTGTCAACTCAAATGA
- the ftr83 gene encoding finTRIM family, member 83: protein MSTDQEICHLCKEDLRDPVSIPCGHIFCSICLKTYWDHADHTGSYNCPQCRVTYNKRPTPRRHQTSRSSSHSTHSHPRMSEAYPPPPPDPDYNYAGPQDVGCDICIGKKHKAIKTCLMCLASYCERHLKPHYENPAFKRHKLVDEIGHLDRQICPQHQKGLELFCKTDQMCICVLCTVKEHKGHDMVSAEQERSEEQQRLGATQAEIQERIHERLKQMEELKQAVDSLKSSAQRAMQECEKLFGDMMRSIERMQQEMTKLISSNKRAALNNAEGHLERLTHEIADLKKRDNEITQLSRTEDHIHFIQSYHMLIAQTEAEELPTVSVNPYFSFGPVTKAVSEMKIHLHDISNEELVKVAKAVNKMPFCQLDEAKRRTSVKVDGVAAVYKTPSQEPQYREDFLKYACVLTLDPNTAYRQLYLSRGNKKAALKREPQDYADSASRFDCLPQVLCKEPLSGGAYYWEVEWSGEGASVGVTYKGIKRVGYGDSCRIGYNRKSWSLFCSDSSYSARYSKDQVEINAPYSSRIGVFLDHSAGTLSFYTVGDTMSLIHRFKASFAEPVYPGFWVWYESAVTIRQLS from the exons ATGTCTACTGACCAGGAGATCTGCCATCTGTGTAAGGAAGACCTGAGGGACCCAGTCTCCATCCCGTGCGGCCACATCTTCTGCTCCATCTGCCTGAAGACCTACTGGGACCACGCTGACCACACCGGTTCCTACAACTGTCCACAGTGTCGGGTCACCTACAACAAGAGACCCACCCCGCGCCGCCACCAGACCTCCCGCTCCTCCTCACACTCGACCCACTCCCATCCCAGGATGTCCGAGGCctaccctcctccacctccagacCCAGACTACAACTACGCCGGACCGCAAGATGTGGGATGTGATATCTGTATTGGGAAGAAGCACAAAGCCATCAAGACATGCTTGATGTGCCTGGCATCCTACTGTGAGAGGCATCTAAAGCCCCACTATGAGAACCCTGCCTTCAAGAGGCACAAGCTGGTGGATGAGATCGGCCACCTGGACAGGCAGATTTGCCCCCAGCATCAGAAGGGTCTGGAGCTCTTCTGCAAGACTGACCAGATGTGTATCTGTGTTCTGTGCACCGTGAAGGAGCACAAAGGTCACGACATGGTATCTGCTGAACAGGAGAGGTCAGAAGAACAG CAACGTCTGGGTGCCACCCAGGCAGAGATCCAGGAGAGGATCCATGAGAGGCTTAAGCAGATGGAGGAGCTGAAACAAGCTGTGGATTCACTCAAG AGCTCAGCCCAGAGGGCTATGCAGGAGTGTGAGAAGTTGTTTGGTGACATGATGCGTTCCATCGAGAGGATGCAACAGGAAATGACCAAGCTAATCTCCTCCAATAAGAGGGCAGCGCTGAACAACGCTGAGGGTCACCTAGAGCGTTTGACCCACGAGATCGCTGACCTCAAGAAGCGAGACAACGAGATCACACAGCTGTCACGCACGGAGGACCACATCCACTTCATCCAG AGCTACCACATGCTGATCGCCCAGACGGAGGCTGAGGAGCTGCCCACAGTCTCAGTGAACCCCTACTTCTCCTTCGGCCCCGTCACCAAGGCTGTCTCTGAGATGAAGATCCACCTCCATGACATCAGCAATGAAGAGCTGGTCAAAGTGGCCAAGGCTG TGAACAAAATGCCTTTCTGCCAACTGGATGAAGCTAAAAGGAGAACGAGTGTGAAAG TTGATGGTGTTGCTGCCGTGTACAAGACTCCAAGCCAGGAGCCGCAGTACAGAGAGGACTTCCTGAAAT atgCCTGCGTTCTCACCCTGGACCCCAACACAGCCTACCGCCAGCTGTACCTATCTAGAGGCAACAAGAAGGCAGCCCTGAAGAGAGAACCCCAGGACTATGCTGACAGTGCCTCCAGGTTTGACTGCCTGCCCCAGGTCCTCTGCAAAGAGCCCCTGTCTGGAGGTGCctattactgggaggtggagtggagtggagagggggcCTCCGTGGGCGTCACCTACAAGGGCATCAAGAGGGTAGGCTACGGGGACAGCTGCCGCATCGGCTACAACCGCAAGTCCTGGAGCCTCTTCTGCTCTGATTCCAGCTATTCCGCCCGGTATAGTAAAGACCAGGTGGAAATCAACGCACCCTACTCCTCCAGGATAGGGGTCTTCCTGGACCACTCAGCAGGCACCCTCTCGTTCTACACTGTGGGGGACACCATGTCTCTTATACACCGCTTCAAGGCCTCCTTCGCTGAGCCTGTCTACCCAGGCTTTTGGGTCTGGTATGAGTCAGCGGTCACCATCCGTCAGCTGTCATAA